A window of the Coregonus clupeaformis isolate EN_2021a unplaced genomic scaffold, ASM2061545v1 scaf0146, whole genome shotgun sequence genome harbors these coding sequences:
- the LOC121542364 gene encoding tumor necrosis factor receptor superfamily member 6B isoform X1 translates to MVRSESATNRGYVSIPDWSNTSVSSPSSFHSTVDNKGQREGPIIKSFYSWTRDNINMLFPILVVLAAVDLSCGAMMEVLQSQTPTTYHHLDPTTGQLLTCNRCPPGHHMSAHCTATTQTVCTSCPSSHYTQYWNYLPKCLYCSTFCGEHQVVKEECSVLNDRVCECKGGYYWDADFCIRHTECPSGHGVKRRGTTETDTECEKCPQGSFSYNSPSRAPCVNHTNCASLGRKTALSGTCWHDNLCALSCEELKDGGEFKLLRTFLPDFFAHHKMRAVKLRRLVWRLMASGEEQEHQQHPPDSLSQSAQRGLLQGQVRDWIRDASEEDLRSLPEILRKIHQSVMAERLERKMRELQEASDCNLVRNVVTSSPHCDVEEVSQSE, encoded by the exons ATGGTAAGGTCTGAATCGGCCACTAATAGAGGATATGTCTCCATTCCTGACTGGTCAAATACCtcagtctcctccccttcctctttcCATTCCACGGTTGACaataaaggacagagagaaggaCCCATTATCAAGTCCTTTTACAGCTGGACAAGAGACAACATCAACATG TTGTTCCCAATCCTCGTAGTGCTGGCCGCGGTTGATCTCAGCTGTGGCGCAATGATGGAGGTTCTTCAAAGTCAGACCCCGACCACCTACCACCACCTGGACCCCACCACCGGCCAGTTACTCACCTGTAATCGCTGTCCACCTGGCCATCATATGTCTGCGCACTGCACAGCCACCACACAGACCGTGTGTACGTCGTGTCCATCAAGCCACTACACTCAGTACTGGAACTACCTGCCCAAGTGCCTGTACTGCAGCACGTTCTGTGGGGAGCACCAGGTGGTCAAGGAGGAGTGCTCGGTTCTCAATGACAGGGTGTGTGAgtgcaaaggaggatattactGGGACGCCGATTTCTGTATCAGACACACGGAGTGTCCTTCTGGCCACGGGGTGAAACGGAGAG GTACGACGGAGACGGACACAGAGTGTGAAAAATGCCCTCAAGGTTCCTTCTCCTACAACTCTCCTTCGCGCGCGCCGTGCGTAAATCACACCAATTGCGCGTCACTGGGGCGTAAGACCGCCCTCAGTGGCACGTGTTGGCATGACAACCTCTGCGCCCTTTCCTGTGAAGAACTCAAAGATGGAG GTGAGTTTAAACTACTCAGAACGTTCCTTCCGGACTTCTTCGCTCATCACAAGATGAGAGCGGTGAAGCTGAGGAGGCTGGTCTGGAGGTTGATGGCCAGCGGGGAAGAGCAGGAGCATCAG CAGCACCCGCCCGACAGCCTCTCCCAGTCCGCCCAGAGAGGCCTCTTGCAGGGCCAGGTGAGGGACTGGATCAGGGATGCCTCAGAGGAAGACCTGAGGAGTCTACCGGAAATACTGAGGAAGATACATCAGAGTGTGATggcagagagactagagaggaagatgagagagtTACAGGAAGCCTCTGATTGTAACTTGGTTAGAAACGTGGTGACCTCATCACCTCACTGTGATGTAGAAGAAGTTTCTCAATCTGAATAA
- the LOC121542364 gene encoding tumor necrosis factor receptor superfamily member 6B isoform X2, whose translation MVRSESATNRGYVSIPDWSNTSVSSPSSFHSTVDNKGQREGPIIKSFYSWTRDNINMLFPILVVLAAVDLSCGAMMEVLQSQTPTTYHHLDPTTGQLLTCNRCPPGHHMSAHCTATTQTVCTSCPSSHYTQYWNYLPKCLYCSTFCGEHQVVKEECSVLNDRVCECKGGYYWDADFCIRHTECPSGHGVKRRGTTETDTECEKCPQGSFSYNSPSRAPCVNHTNCASLGRKTALSGTCWHDNLCALSCEELKDGGEFKLLRTFLPDFFAHHKMRAVKLRRLVWRLMASGEEQEHQHPPDSLSQSAQRGLLQGQVRDWIRDASEEDLRSLPEILRKIHQSVMAERLERKMRELQEASDCNLVRNVVTSSPHCDVEEVSQSE comes from the exons ATGGTAAGGTCTGAATCGGCCACTAATAGAGGATATGTCTCCATTCCTGACTGGTCAAATACCtcagtctcctccccttcctctttcCATTCCACGGTTGACaataaaggacagagagaaggaCCCATTATCAAGTCCTTTTACAGCTGGACAAGAGACAACATCAACATG TTGTTCCCAATCCTCGTAGTGCTGGCCGCGGTTGATCTCAGCTGTGGCGCAATGATGGAGGTTCTTCAAAGTCAGACCCCGACCACCTACCACCACCTGGACCCCACCACCGGCCAGTTACTCACCTGTAATCGCTGTCCACCTGGCCATCATATGTCTGCGCACTGCACAGCCACCACACAGACCGTGTGTACGTCGTGTCCATCAAGCCACTACACTCAGTACTGGAACTACCTGCCCAAGTGCCTGTACTGCAGCACGTTCTGTGGGGAGCACCAGGTGGTCAAGGAGGAGTGCTCGGTTCTCAATGACAGGGTGTGTGAgtgcaaaggaggatattactGGGACGCCGATTTCTGTATCAGACACACGGAGTGTCCTTCTGGCCACGGGGTGAAACGGAGAG GTACGACGGAGACGGACACAGAGTGTGAAAAATGCCCTCAAGGTTCCTTCTCCTACAACTCTCCTTCGCGCGCGCCGTGCGTAAATCACACCAATTGCGCGTCACTGGGGCGTAAGACCGCCCTCAGTGGCACGTGTTGGCATGACAACCTCTGCGCCCTTTCCTGTGAAGAACTCAAAGATGGAG GTGAGTTTAAACTACTCAGAACGTTCCTTCCGGACTTCTTCGCTCATCACAAGATGAGAGCGGTGAAGCTGAGGAGGCTGGTCTGGAGGTTGATGGCCAGCGGGGAAGAGCAGGAGCATCAG CACCCGCCCGACAGCCTCTCCCAGTCCGCCCAGAGAGGCCTCTTGCAGGGCCAGGTGAGGGACTGGATCAGGGATGCCTCAGAGGAAGACCTGAGGAGTCTACCGGAAATACTGAGGAAGATACATCAGAGTGTGATggcagagagactagagaggaagatgagagagtTACAGGAAGCCTCTGATTGTAACTTGGTTAGAAACGTGGTGACCTCATCACCTCACTGTGATGTAGAAGAAGTTTCTCAATCTGAATAA